A genomic segment from Cyanobacteria bacterium QS_8_64_29 encodes:
- a CDS encoding DUF4281 domain-containing protein yields the protein MSAELLFDLANLFVLPFWALMLIAPRWRVTQTVMASDLPFLPLVGVYGYFFALTLNAETAQALSNPTLSLVAELFADERAAAAGWAHFLVMDLFVGRWVYWQGQRSGIWARHSVALCLFAGPVGVLSHVVTRWIAQWQGKTAEGTPAASS from the coding sequence ATGAGCGCAGAGCTGCTGTTCGACTTGGCCAATTTGTTCGTACTGCCGTTTTGGGCGCTGATGCTAATCGCGCCGCGCTGGCGGGTCACCCAAACGGTGATGGCTTCGGATCTGCCCTTTTTGCCGCTGGTGGGCGTCTACGGCTATTTCTTTGCCCTCACCCTCAACGCCGAGACTGCCCAGGCCCTCTCGAATCCCACGCTGTCGTTGGTGGCCGAGCTGTTTGCCGACGAGCGCGCGGCGGCCGCTGGCTGGGCGCACTTTTTGGTGATGGATTTGTTTGTGGGGCGCTGGGTCTACTGGCAGGGCCAGCGCAGCGGCATTTGGGCGCGCCACTCCGTTGCCCTGTGCCTGTTTGCCGGGCCGGTGGGCGTGCTCTCGCACGTGGTGACGCGCTGGATTGCGCAATGGCAGGGCAAGACGGCCGAAGGGACCCCTGCGGCTAGCTCCTAG
- the trpS gene encoding tryptophan--tRNA ligase: MAQQRAFSGVQPTGNLHLGNYLGAICNWVERQQAYDSLFCIVDLHATTVPRDPQTLAEETYAIAGLYLACGIDPQQATIFVQSHVPAHSELAWLFNCITPIGWLESMVQYKEKARRQGENVGAGLLDYPVLMAADILLYDTDIVPVGEDQQQHLELTRDIAARLNDNFAAPEAPLLKQPQPLIGQQGAKIMSLTDGRSKMSKSDPAEQSRINLLDPPETIERKVKRAKTDPTRGLTFDDPERPECHNLLTLYMLLSGQSKAQVADECREMGWGQFKPLLADAAVEALEPIQREYHALRRDRAYLDSVLRAGRERAAATAEQTLARVKDALGYLPPR; encoded by the coding sequence ATGGCACAGCAGCGGGCGTTTTCAGGGGTGCAGCCCACCGGCAACTTGCACCTGGGCAACTACCTGGGCGCGATCTGCAACTGGGTGGAGCGGCAGCAAGCCTACGACAGCCTGTTTTGCATTGTGGATTTGCACGCCACCACCGTGCCGCGCGACCCGCAAACCCTGGCCGAGGAAACCTACGCCATTGCGGGGCTCTACCTGGCCTGCGGAATCGACCCCCAACAGGCCACCATTTTCGTCCAGTCCCACGTCCCGGCCCACAGCGAGCTTGCTTGGCTGTTCAATTGCATCACGCCCATCGGCTGGCTGGAGAGCATGGTGCAGTACAAAGAAAAAGCGCGCCGCCAGGGCGAGAACGTGGGCGCAGGGCTGCTGGACTACCCGGTGCTCATGGCCGCCGACATCCTGCTCTACGACACCGACATTGTCCCGGTGGGCGAGGACCAGCAGCAGCACCTGGAGCTTACCCGCGACATTGCCGCCCGCCTCAACGACAACTTTGCCGCCCCCGAAGCGCCGCTGCTGAAGCAACCCCAGCCGCTCATCGGCCAGCAAGGGGCCAAGATCATGAGTCTCACCGACGGCCGCAGCAAAATGTCCAAATCCGACCCCGCCGAGCAGAGCCGCATCAACCTGCTGGATCCGCCCGAGACCATCGAGCGCAAGGTCAAGCGCGCCAAAACCGATCCCACCCGCGGCCTGACCTTCGACGACCCCGAGCGGCCCGAGTGCCACAACCTGCTGACGCTCTACATGCTGCTCTCGGGACAGAGCAAAGCCCAGGTGGCCGATGAATGCCGCGAGATGGGGTGGGGCCAGTTCAAACCGCTGCTGGCCGATGCCGCCGTTGAGGCACTCGAGCCCATCCAGCGCGAGTACCACGCCCTGCGCCGCGATCGCGCCTACCTGGACTCGGTCCTGCGGGCCGGGCGCGAGCGCGCTGCTGCCACTGCCGAGCAGACCCTGGCGCGGGTCAAAGACGCCCTGGGCTATCTGCCCCCGCGCTAG
- a CDS encoding recombination protein RecR produces the protein MAAASDGGSPGGYTRPLARLIEQLQTLPGVGPKSAQRLALHLIRRPDREVEALSQALVEAKQQVGLCQTCFHLSAQSPCELCSDPERDDSTLCVVADSRDVIALEKTREYRGRYHVLGGVISPMEGVDPEQLHVQELVERASKSHVEEVILAISPSVEGDTTTLYLAQLLRPFVSITQIAFGLPMGGDLEYADEVTLARALEGRRALEGD, from the coding sequence ATGGCAGCGGCAAGCGACGGCGGATCCCCTGGCGGCTACACGCGCCCGCTCGCCCGGCTGATCGAGCAACTGCAAACCCTGCCGGGGGTAGGGCCCAAAAGCGCCCAACGGCTGGCGCTGCACCTCATCCGGCGCCCCGATCGCGAGGTGGAGGCCCTCTCGCAAGCCCTAGTCGAGGCCAAGCAGCAAGTGGGGCTGTGCCAAACCTGCTTTCACCTATCGGCCCAGTCCCCCTGCGAGCTGTGCAGCGACCCCGAGCGCGACGACAGCACCCTGTGCGTGGTAGCCGACTCGCGCGATGTCATCGCGCTAGAAAAAACGCGCGAATACCGCGGCCGCTACCACGTCCTGGGCGGTGTCATCTCGCCCATGGAGGGCGTCGACCCCGAGCAGCTCCACGTCCAAGAGCTGGTGGAGCGAGCCAGCAAGTCTCACGTGGAGGAGGTCATTCTGGCCATTAGCCCCAGCGTTGAGGGGGATACAACCACGCTCTACCTGGCGCAGCTGCTGCGGCCGTTTGTTAGCATCACCCAAATCGCGTTTGGGTTGCCCATGGGCGGGGACTTGGAGTACGCCGACGAGGTAACCCTCGCCCGCGCGCTGGAGGGGCGGCGGGCACTGGAAGGTGACTGA
- a CDS encoding arginine--tRNA ligase, producing the protein MQAIIGQLQQRVSDALVAAFGQDLAATDPRVAPASDPKFGDYQSNVALSLAKPLGQKPHAIAEQVVEQLEVSDLCHPPEIAGPGFINFTLAPAFLQRQLQAIQPDPDLGAERAAEPQRTVVDFSGPNIAKEMHVGHLRSTIIGDCLARVLEFRGHEVLRRNHVGDWGTQFGMLIAYLREAHPEALAQADTLALGDLVALYQQAKQRFDSDEAFREAARQEVVKLQSGDRDSLRAWELLCEQSRREFQAIYDLLDVALTERGESFYNAMLPSVVADLAEQGLLQEDRGAQCVFLEGFRNKAGEPLPLIVQKANGGYNYATTDLAALRYRIQQEGAQRLIYVTDAGQSDHFAQVFQVARRAGWVPEDVALEHVPFGLVLGEDGKKLKTRSGETPRLKDLLQEAIARARADLEQRLQAEGRQESEAFIDRVARTVGIAAVKYADLRQNRSSDYAFSYDKMLALQGNTAPYMLYAYVRVQGIARKGNLDLQQLAVAPQLTLEDEAEIALAKHILQLSDVLRDLERELMPNRLCQYLYELSQRFNQFYDRCPVLQAPEPAHTTRLALADLSARTLKLGLSLLGIPVLERM; encoded by the coding sequence ATGCAGGCCATTATCGGGCAGCTGCAGCAGCGGGTGAGCGATGCCCTGGTGGCCGCGTTTGGGCAAGACCTGGCCGCCACCGATCCGCGCGTCGCGCCAGCTAGCGACCCCAAATTCGGCGATTACCAATCCAACGTGGCCCTGTCGCTGGCCAAGCCGCTGGGGCAGAAGCCGCACGCGATCGCCGAGCAGGTCGTCGAGCAGCTCGAGGTGAGCGATCTGTGCCACCCGCCCGAGATTGCCGGGCCTGGCTTTATCAACTTCACGCTCGCGCCCGCGTTCCTGCAGCGCCAGCTGCAAGCCATCCAGCCCGATCCGGATCTGGGCGCCGAGCGCGCGGCCGAACCGCAGCGCACGGTGGTGGATTTCTCCGGCCCCAACATTGCCAAGGAGATGCACGTGGGCCACCTGCGCTCCACCATCATTGGCGACTGCCTGGCGCGGGTGCTGGAATTCCGCGGGCACGAGGTGCTGCGCCGCAACCACGTGGGCGACTGGGGCACCCAGTTCGGCATGCTGATTGCCTACCTGCGCGAGGCGCACCCCGAGGCGCTGGCGCAGGCCGACACGCTGGCGCTGGGCGATTTAGTGGCGCTCTACCAGCAGGCCAAGCAGCGCTTTGACAGTGATGAGGCCTTCCGCGAGGCCGCGCGCCAGGAAGTGGTCAAGCTCCAATCCGGCGATCGCGACAGCCTGCGGGCCTGGGAGTTGCTGTGCGAGCAGTCCCGCCGCGAGTTCCAGGCCATCTACGACCTGCTGGATGTGGCGCTCACCGAGCGGGGCGAATCGTTCTACAACGCGATGTTGCCCTCGGTAGTGGCCGATCTGGCCGAGCAGGGGCTGCTGCAGGAGGATAGGGGCGCCCAGTGCGTGTTCCTAGAAGGCTTTCGCAACAAAGCCGGCGAGCCGCTGCCGCTGATCGTGCAAAAGGCCAACGGCGGCTACAACTACGCCACCACCGACCTGGCCGCCCTGCGCTACCGCATCCAGCAGGAGGGGGCGCAGCGGCTGATCTACGTCACCGACGCCGGCCAATCGGATCACTTCGCCCAGGTGTTCCAGGTAGCGCGCCGCGCCGGCTGGGTCCCCGAGGACGTGGCGCTGGAGCACGTGCCCTTCGGCCTAGTGCTGGGCGAGGACGGCAAAAAGCTCAAAACTCGCTCGGGCGAGACGCCGCGCCTCAAAGACCTGCTGCAGGAGGCGATCGCCCGCGCCCGCGCCGACCTGGAGCAACGGCTGCAGGCCGAGGGGCGCCAGGAGAGCGAGGCATTTATCGATCGCGTCGCGCGCACCGTGGGCATTGCGGCGGTCAAATACGCCGACCTGCGCCAGAACCGAAGCAGCGACTACGCCTTTAGCTACGACAAGATGCTAGCGCTGCAGGGCAACACGGCCCCCTACATGCTCTACGCCTACGTCCGGGTTCAGGGCATCGCGCGCAAGGGCAACCTCGACCTCCAGCAGCTAGCGGTGGCCCCGCAGCTGACCCTAGAAGACGAGGCCGAGATCGCGCTGGCCAAGCACATCCTGCAACTGAGCGACGTGCTGCGCGATCTGGAGCGCGAGCTCATGCCCAACCGCCTCTGCCAGTACCTGTACGAGCTCAGCCAGCGCTTCAACCAGTTCTACGATCGCTGCCCAGTACTGCAAGCCCCGGAACCGGCCCACACCACGCGCTTGGCTCTGGCGGATCTGAGCGCGCGCACCCTCAAGCTAGGCCTGTCGCTGCTGGGCATCCCCGTGCTGGAGCGGATGTAG